Proteins encoded within one genomic window of Glycine soja cultivar W05 chromosome 1, ASM419377v2, whole genome shotgun sequence:
- the LOC114383887 gene encoding uncharacterized protein LOC114383887, whose protein sequence is MPLPLAASIVGFEDVSIAVVLFLPSRNLYVCENLQIMIRTRGRRPIASARRQREVAAVAEDAPHVDDAAEEVFQHPEEAGVDAQGFPNRPHETSVLTAYVDHAAIIERPELKLSSDGRKVQKFGRPAAEIEGTTHVHVVFLDAFRDLSQSGSYAWGAAAQLHMYDNLNDACKSYNRQLAGYITLLKCWIYEHFSSIVEAFTDSDYDERSPCAYCWTSKKALPTSTYWKHLDRLTTADICVVPEQCALYYMDWFYMVLHPFMRPTQPSDPPRHPPVMQDETYVEPDILEYLVTATTMEEAPAQALSDVEQPRHAVVACQAIAQRLERLLNLRIVTKGT, encoded by the exons AAATTTGTATGTATGTGAAAATTTGCAAATTATGATTAGAACTAGAG ggcGAAGGCCCATAGCATCCGCACGTAGGCAACGGGAAGTTGCCGCTGTTGCTGAGGATGCTCCTCACGTGGATGATGCAGCTGAAGAGGTCTTCCAACATCCTGAAGAAGCTGGTGTTGATGCCCAGGGTTTTCCAAACAGGCCGCATGAAACATCAGTTCTGACTGCCTATGTTGATCATGCTGCAATCATT gaacgTCCTGAATTGAAACTATCCtccgatggaaggaaggttcAGAAATTCGGGAGGCCTGCTGCTGAGATTGAAGG TACAACACACGTGCATGTGGTGTTCTTGGATGCCTTCCGAGACCTCAGTCAGAGTGGAAGCTACGCATGGGGAGCTGCCGCCCAACTGCATATGTACGATAATTTGAATGATGCTTGTAAGAGCTACAACAGACAACTTGCTGGATATATCACACTATTGAAG TGTTGGATTTATGAGCATTTTTCGTCTATTGTTGAGGCTTTTACGGACTCAGATTATGATGAAAGGTCACCATGTGCCTACTGCTGGACATCTAAGAAGGCATTACCAACATCGACATATTGGAAGCATCTAGATCGACTGACGACTGCTGAT ATTTGTGTTGTGCCTGAACAATGTGCACTGTACTACATGGACTGGTTCTACATGGTTTTGCATCCATTCATGAGGCCGACACAGCCCAGTGATCCACCTAGACATCCACCTGTTATGCAAGATGAGACATATGTGGAACCAGATATTCTTGAGTACCTAGTGACAGCAACAACTATGGAAGAAGCACCTGCACAAGCACTTTCTGATGTGGAGCAGcctagacatgcagtg GTGGCTTGCCAAGCAATTGCACAAAGGTTGGAGCGATTACTCAACCTAAGGATAGTGACTAAAGGCACATAA
- the LOC114416823 gene encoding transcription repressor OFP3-like yields the protein MGNHRFKLSDMIPNAWFYKLRDMRDMGRGRDSRKHSTTPSRKKKQTSPPSTTHSSKPNQPHQQYNNNISRKSYYFTRDLKTSPSNTPKIISSPRKSTKLRTKRRTPRTPKLVSSGCSCRTTLESVWTKSDSHSPQEHSSSSPFDTSPESQSPEIRTDRILLPCSSSFDEMVSLSTTSCASCRLNTNINTTTNNDTIIDVDKNFIARKDNKLDGYYNYNTNNNGYDDTFSELELPPIITKPSKLLKKRELKQGSLKVRIVKEQDSEMKEQRNSGSLKRLSLSSPGGRLRIHSPRIAGRRGRKSVSSTASSGSRRSLSDSFAVVKSSFNPQKDFMESMMEMIVENNIRASKDLEDLLACYLSLNSDEYHDLIIKVFKQIWFDLTQPR from the coding sequence atgGGGAATCACAGGTTTAAGTTATCAGATATGATTCCAAATGCTTGGTTTTACAAGCTGAGGGACATGAGGGACATGGGTAGAGGAAGAGATTCAAGAAAGCATAGCACCACGCCCTCTAGGAAAAAGAAGCAAACTTCACCCCCTTCAACCACACATTCATCAAAACCAAACCAACCCCACCAACAATACAACAACAATATCTCTAGAAAGTCCTATTACTTCACAAGAGACCTCAAAACCTCACCCTCAAACACCCCAAAAATCATTTCTTCTCCTAGAAAATCAACCAAACTAAGAACCAAAAGAAGAACACCGAGAACCCCAAAACTTGTCTCCTCAGGTTGTAGCTGCCGCACCACCCTTGAATCAGTGTGGACCAAATCAGATTCACATTCACCACAAGAACACTCTTCCTCATCCCCATTTGACACCTCTCCCGAGTCACAATCCCCAGAAATCAGAACAGACCGTATTCTTCTTCCATGTTCTTCATCATTCGATGAAATGGTGTCCTTGTCCACCACCTCTTGTGCCTCTTGCAGGCTTAACACAAACAtaaacaccaccaccaacaacGACACCATCATAGACGTGGACAAAAACTTCATAGCAAGAAAAGATAACAAGCTTGATGGCTACTACAATTACAACACCAACAACAATGGCTATGATGACACCTTCTCAGAACTTGAGCTTCCTCCAATCATAACCAAGCCATCCAAGTTGCTAAAGAAGAGAGAACTCAAACAAGGGTCCTTGAAGGTGAGAATTGTGAAGGAACAAGACTCTGAAATGAAGGAACAGAGGAATAGTGGTTCTTTGAAGAGGCTATCTCTGAGTTCTCCCGGGGGGAGGTTGAGGATCCACTCGCCGAGAATTGCTGGCCGGAGGGGCCGGAAAAGCGTGTCGTCGACAGCGAGTTCTGGCTCCCGGAGAAGCCTCTCCGATAGCTTTGCGGTTGTGAAGTCATCCTTTAACCCACAGAAGGATTTCATGGAGTCCATGATGGAGATGATTGTGGAGAACAACATAAGGGCATCCAAGGACTTGGAAGATCTACTTGCTTGCTACCTTTCTCTTAATTCAGATGAGTATCATGACCTCATCATCAAGGTGTTCAAGCaaatttggtttgatttgaCTCAACCAAGGTAG